Proteins from one Podarcis raffonei isolate rPodRaf1 chromosome 1, rPodRaf1.pri, whole genome shotgun sequence genomic window:
- the LOC128416226 gene encoding pleckstrin homology-like domain family A member 2, producing the protein MKGPAGASPSEVIREGELEKRSDSLFQLWKKKAVVLSKDSLSLFSPEAGKARGGGGGGKELRFGSIQKVDCVERTGKYVYFTIVTTDRKEIDFRCPGESCWNASITMALIDFQNKRAIEDFKSRQEAAEHAAAATRDRRLARAP; encoded by the coding sequence atgaAGGGCCCGGCCGGCGCGTCGCCGTCGGAGGTGATCCGCGAGGGCGAGCTGGAGAAGCGCAGCGACAGCCTCTTCCAGCTGTGGAAGAAGAAGGCGGTGGTGCTGAGCAAGGACAGCCTGAGCCTCTTCTCGCCCGAGGCCGGCAAGGcccggggcggcggcggcggcgggaaggAGCTGCGCTTCGGCTCCATCCAGAAGGTGGACTGCGTGGAGCGGACGGGCAAGTACGTGTACTTCACCATCGTCACGACGGACCGCAAGGAGATCGACTTTCGGTGCCCGGGCGAGAGCTGCTGGAACGCCTCCATCACCATGGCGCTCATCGACTTCCAGAACAAGCGCGCCATCGAGGACTTCAAGAGTCGCCAGGAGGCTGCCGAGCACGCGGCCGCCGCCACCCGGGACAGGCGCCTCGCGCGCGCCCCCTGA
- the LOC128416227 gene encoding pleckstrin homology-like domain family A member 2: MKGPAGASPSEVIREGELEKRSDSLFQLWKKKAVVLSKDSLSLFSPEAGKARGGGKELRFGSIQKVDCVERTGKYVYFTIVTTDRKEIDFRCPGESCWNASITMALIDFQNKRAIEDFKSRQEAAEHAAAATRDRRLARAP, from the coding sequence atgaaggGCCCGGCCGGCGCGTCGCCGTCGGAGGTGATCCGCGAGGGCGAGCTGGAGAAGCGCAGCGACAGCCTCTTCCAGCTGTGGAAGAAGAAGGCGGTGGTGCTGAGCAAGGACAGCCTGAGCCTCTTCTCGCCCGAGGCCGGCAAGGCCCGGGGCGGCGGGAAGGAGCTGCGCTTCGGCTCCATCCAGAAGGTGGACTGCGTGGAGCGGACGGGCAAGTACGTGTACTTCACCATCGTCACGACGGACCGCAAGGAGATCGACTTTCGGTGCCCGGGCGAGAGCTGCTGGAACGCCTCCATCACCATGGCGCTCATCGACTTCCAGAACAAGCGCGCCATCGAGGACTTCAAGAGCCGCCAGGAGGCCGCCGAGCACGCGGCCGCCGCCACCCGGGACAGGCGCCTCGCGCGCGCCCCCTGA